The Methanosarcina acetivorans C2A genome includes the window CCTGAAAATGGCTGAAACAAATAATTTTCTCCCCCTCATGCTTGACCTTTCAGGTAGGAAAATCGTGATTTTTGGGGGTGGCTCCGTTGGGGAGCGCAAGGCTGAGCTTTTCTGCGGCTGCGCGGATACCGTTGTCGTCAGCCTTGACTTCTCCGAAAAGCTGCAGGAACTCGGGGCATCAGGGCAGGTTCGGCTGCTCAGGCTTGACCTTGCAGCAGCGACGGACTCCGAGCTAGGGGAAATCATTTCAGGGGCTTTTCTCGTTATTCCTGCAACCAGCAGTTCCGAACTTAATCGGAAAATCACTGATATTGCAGGGGAAAGCGATATTTTGATTAATCAGGTGGATGCTTTAGGTAGTGTCGTAATCCCCTCTGTCATCAAAAGAGGAGACCTTGTGATAGGGATTTCCACCCTCGGGCACAGTCCTGCGGTCTCGAAATACACCCGCAGGCAGATAGAAGGGGTGATAACTCCTGCATATTCCGATATGATCCGGCTTCAGGACGAACTGAGGACTTATCTCAAACTGCACGTAAAGGAGCAGAGGAAAAGGAAAGCGCTTCTCTGGAAGGTCCTGGAAAGCGAGGGTGTCTGGAACGGCTTTTCCGAATCTTATGAAAAGGCTGCAGAAAATGCGTATGCAATAATCTCGGATAAGCTCGAATAATTTCAAATAATATCGAACAATCAATCTTTAAATGGAAACCCTTTAGTAAAAAAATGGCTGAAGATTTCCGGACAAGTTTAATTTACAACTCCCTATATTATTCATTCTATTTCCTGTATTCATTCTATCCGGAGGCTCTCTGTGACAGAAATCTCAAGTATGGTTATATCCCATAAAAAAGCAAAGATTGAGGAAATGGAGTCCGCCTGGCACGGAGATCTGGACGGGCTGCTCAATAACCTGTACCACCATGAATATGTATACGAGTGCGTCGTCTTAAAAACCTGCAACCGTGTTGAAATCTACGTTGTTTCCCCCAAAAGCAGCAGTGTACTTTTCTCTTTTGCAAAAGAAATGGGAGCTTCCACCCATATCATCGACTTTTACGGGCATGACGAGTCCCTTGAACACCTGCTCAGGCTTGCAGGGGGGCTTGAGTCCATGATTGTAGGAGAAGACCAGATTCTCGGGCAGATAAAGGATCTCTACGCTTATTCAAAGAAAGCCGGAACCACGGGCAAAATCCTTGATACGGCTTTTGAAAAAGCTATCCAGGTAGGTAAGCGAATCCGGAACGAAACCCGGATCAATAAAGGTTCGGTCTCCATAGGTTCTGCGGCTGTGGATCTTGCCGAAGATATCTTCGGGGGGCTCACGGGAAAATCCGTGCTCGTAATCGGAGCCGGAGAAATAGGAGTCCTGGTCGCAAAGGCTCTTGCCGAAAAGGACATCGAGGCTATTTACATTGCAAACCGCACTTTTAAGAAAGCTGAAGAAATCGCCTACGAGCTCGGAGGGTATGCGGTCAGGCTTGATGATATAAGAGGGCATCTCCCGGACGCAGATGTCGTGATCAGCGGTACCGGAGCTCCTCATTATATTCTTACTCGGGAGATGATTGAAGAAGCCCTGGATGGCAGAGAAAGAAAACTTCTTCTTATCGATATCGCAAATCCCCGGGATATTGAGGAATCCGTCGCAGAGCTTGAAAATGTTGAGCTCTGCAATATTGATAACCTGAGGGTCATAAGTGAAAGGACCCTGAAGATGCGAAAAGAAGAAGCAAAAAAGGCTGAGGCCATTATCCAGGAAGAAATCCGGCTTTTGAATATCCAGTACAAACGCCAGAAAGCCGACCGTTTGATTTCCGAGCTTTACAGGCAGGTCTACGATGTCCGGGTTAGGGAGAGGGAAAAAGCCGTCAACCGGCTCAGCGCCTATCATACTATCGGGGAGATCGAAACCGAGGTGCTTGACGATCTCACTCATTCGATCGTTAACAAGATCCTGGCCGAGCCTACCAAAGTCCTCCGCCAGGCTGCAGAACTCGGAAATGAGGAGTTCCTTGATGTGGTTTCAAGGGTCTTCTGTCTTGAAAAGGATAAGGCAAAACTTGAAAAAATAAACCAGGCAAAGTTTGAACAGATAGAACCCGGCTGTGCAAAAGAACAGGCTGCAGTTAAAGAACAGACAGCGGTTAAAGAGCAGGCCGTGGTTAAAGAACAGGCAGCTGTTAAGGATTAAATCCACAATGTGCTGGAAAGCCGATACAAATTACCCGTATGTAGAAATAATTCCGAAAGAATCATTCAGATAAAATCAACTTCTCGGGAATTAATTTCCGGATTAAAGCAATTTGCAGTAAAAAATTCATATTTCAGGAGTGATCACATGTTTCCAGATGTCAGGTTGAGAAGGTTGAGAAAGGGAAAAATCAGGGATCTTATCCGTGAAACGACACTGTCGGTTAACGACCTGGTCATGCCTATTTTTGTGAACGAGAATATCGATTCCCCGGTTGAAATCTCTTCCATGCCCGGGATATACAATTTTCCCCTCTCCGAGGTTGCAAAAGAGGCAAAAGAGACTGCGGACCTCGGGATCCCGGCAGTGATCCTTTTCGGAGTTCCTGCCTTCAAGGACGCTGAAGGGAGCTCTTCCTGCGGGGAAACCGATATTGTCCAGGAAGCTGTAAGGAGGATCAAAGCCGAACTTGGAGACCGACTTGTGGTGATCACGGATATCTGTATGTGTGAGTACACAAGCCACGGGCACTGCGGGATAATAGACTTTGAAACCAAGGAAATCCTCAACGACCCGACGCTCGAAGTCCTCGGGAAGATTGCTGTCAGTCATGCAAGAGCCGGGGCTGATATGGTAGCTCCTTCGGGAATGATGGACGGAATGGTAGACGCAATCCGACAGGCACTTGATTTCAGTGGGTTTGAGAATGTTCCCATAATGTCCTATGCCGCAAAATACCATTCCTGTTTCTACGGTCCTTTCAGGGAAGCTGCCGAATCCGGCTATTCTTTCGGAGACCGTTCGACCTACCAGATGGATCCTGCAAACAGTGACGAAGCGCTCAGGGAGGTAACTCTTGACGTGGCGGAAGGTGCAGATATCCTGATGGTAAAGCCTGCTCTCCCCTATCTGGATATTGTCTACAGAGTCAAGACCGAGTTCGACATGCCAACAGCCGCATATAACGTAAGCGGAGAGTATTCCATGATCAAGGCAGCCGCAGCTAACGGGTGGCTTGACGAGAAAAAAGCCATTTACGAGTCTCTTATCTCGATCAAGAGGGCAGGGGCGGATTTCATTATCACTTACTTTGCAAAAGATGCTGCCCGGATGCTGAAGTAAGAACTCCTTTTCAGGTATTCCCTTCTTCTGGAGCTTAGACCAGGGCTTCCTTCCCGGCTCCTTTTTGCATTTTATTTTTGAGCCTGCCTGTTAATTGCCTGTTAATTTTACCTGTATACTGTTCTTAAGGAGTGCTTCCATCGATAGCTGCTTAATAGGTGAAGGCTCTGTTGTTATAAAGATAAGTAGGGCATAGATAAAGATGGCTGGAACATAGATAAAGATGGCTGGGGCATAGATAAATATGGCTGGAGCATAGATAAAGATAAGTGGAAATGATAAGTGGAGTACAGGATGAGCATAACTTGATCCAGAAGCTTATTCAAAAATGAAAATTTGCTTTATTTTAATTTGCTCTGGTTTGCTTTAATTTGCTCAAGTGAGTCGGTTAACTCAATTGATTAAGTTAAGGTTTTAAATTAATCTGATAAATTCTTCAGGTGTTTTATCCCGAAATTATTTCGCGCTAAATATGTCGGTTGTAATCCCTTATCTTTTGTGAAACTTAATGGAAAAAAGATACGTTGGATCATTGCTCAAAAATCGAAAGGTGAATCTACCTCGACGATAGCTGAGATCCAGGGGATCTCAGCCCGTCGAGTTCAGCAGATCTACAAAGAATACGTTGAAACTGGTCAGCTTCCTCAAGTTGGCATTAATCTTGGAAGACCAAAGAACCCCTTATCCTCCTCTGATCAGGAATTGATTGACCAAACTTACTCTGATTATAAGTTTGGAGCCTGTTACCTTGAGATTCTCATCGAAGGCAAATATAATCGTAAGATATCTCATAACAGAATCCATAACTACCTACTTAGCATGGACCTTGCCAAGGAAAACCGAAAAAAGAAACAGAGAAGAAAATGGTGTAGATACGAACGCGAACACAGCATGTCTGCTGCACACATCGATTGGCATGAGAATCCCCTGTTAGGACTGCAAGTCTGTGCCATTCTTGATGATTCATCAAGAATGATAATTGCAGGTGGAGAGTACGTTCATTGCAACACGGAGAACACCATTAAAGTGATTGATGAACTTGTCAAAGAGTACTGGGACATATACCCTTTAAGAGAGCTCATTATGGATCATGGAAGTGAATTCGGGGCTCACAGGATTAATAAGGATGGTTCATGGGATAGTGACTTTAAAAGATGCATTGAAGAACTTGGAATCAAACCAATACTTGCAAGGGTAAGACATCCTCAGACAAACGGAAAAATAGAGAAATGGTTCGATACATATCAAAGGTTTAGAGGAGAGTTTGAATCATTTGAAGAATTCGTACAGTGGTATAACAAGAGGCCACATGGAGCTTTGAAACTTGAACAGTTAGAATCGCCACAGGAAGCATTCTGGAATAGATTACCAGTTGAGGCAAAGTTCAGAATAGGAGTGAGATTGTTTGGGTGGTGAAAACATGGACAAGAGGAAAAAAGTTTCAAAGCGAAATTATTTCAGGACAAAACAGATAAATTCTTCAGGTATTAGCCCTAGCTGCCTGATTATTGACGAGCTCATCCCAAAACTCAAAATTTGCTTCTTGAGCTTGTATTTCGAGTAATCAATCAAGCTCATGATCCTGAAAACAATCCTGAAAACAATCCTGAAAACAATCCTGAAAACAATCCTGAAAACAATCCTGAAAATTCCCAAAGATTAAGAATAAAGGTGACTTTTGGGATAGCCTCAATAAGAACAGGCATTAAATGGTTTGAAGCGAAATGGAACATTACAAGAAATGCTATTAATCAATTTATAAGAAGGTCAATCTATATCTTAACCTGAAAATTAAGAAAATTAAAAAGGTGCCTGCAAAGAAGGTAACTGCGTAATCCCTAATTATTATATTTGCAATGCTCTCATTTATATATAAATATCAAAGGCGAGACTGTAAGTCCTAGTTATTATATTAGCAATGCTAAGCAATTCGGAGGATACAGTCAGCAAGCTGACTCAGTCTATCTTAGATATGGAGTCATTTCTTGACACCATAACAAAAGACTCCATGGTCTTCAATATTTTTTGAGTATATCTTAATTTGTAAAAATGGAGTTCGGAAATAAGGAGATTTGGAACTACGGCTCTATCAATAACTGCTTAATAGAGGAAAGGTCTGTATAAGGATAAGTAACTAATACAGAAAAGAACACTAGCTTAATCCAGAGGCTCGTTATAATTTAGAATTTTCGATGCCTCTTCACTTTGATTTACATACTCAATTCAATTTATTTACACCCCCTTTATCAAACATTTAAGTCTATCCGGTGAGATTTCATGGTATCTGAGGTAACACTTGATAAGTCCCGACAGATGTATGAGAAAGCAAAGACCCTAATTCCGGGCGGGGTTAGCAGTCCGGTGCGCGCAATCAAACCCTATCCTTTCTATACAGCGTCAGCTGACGGTTCGAAGATAAGGGACCTTGACGGAAATGAGTACATTGACTACTGCCTTGCCTACGGGCCTGCTGTCCTCGGACACAACCACCCGGTGATAAAGGCAGCAATCAAAGAGCAGCTTGATAAGGGCTGGCTCTACGGGACTCCTACCGAGCTTGAGGTGACCCTCGCAGAAAAGGTCGCAGGCTATTATCCCAGTATTGATATGCTCCGTTTTGTTTCTACAGGGACGGAAGCCACCATGAGTGCGCTGCGCCTTGCTCGCGGCTTTACCCGCAAAAACAAATTTATCAAGATTGAAGGCGGGTTTCATGGCGCCCATGATGCGGTGCTCGTAAAGGCAGGTTCTGGGGCCACAACCCTTGGAGAGCCTGATTCCCTCGGCATCCCTGCCGATTTCACCAAATATACGCTGCAGGCTCCGTATAACGACATTGAAACAATGACCACGCTTGTGGAGAAGAACAGGGACGACCTTGCAGCAGTTATCATAGAGCCTGTGCTTGGGAATATAGGGCCTATCCTCCCGTTGCCTGGGTACCTGAAAGAACTCCGAAAACTCACAAAGGAGAATGATGTCCTGCTCATTTTCGATGAGGTCATTACCGGATTCAGGCTCGCAATGGGTGGGGCGCAGGAATACTTCGGAGTCGTGCCTGACATGACTACTCTAGGAAAGATTGTAGGTGGAGGCCTGCCCATCGGAGTCTTCGGAGGCCGCCGGGAAATTATGGAAATGATCGCTCCTTCCGGAGCTGTCTATCAGGCAGGGACCTTCAGCGGAAGCCCCTGTTCCGTGGCTGCGGGAATTGCCGTGCTTGATTACCTGAAAAAGGAAGATATTCACGCAAAGCTGAATTCAACCGGAGATTACATGCGCGCCGTGGTCTCGGAAATAGTTGAGGACGAAGGGCTTGACTATACGGTTTGCGGCATTGCCTCCATGTTCAAGATATTCTTCGGGGCCGAGCCCCATAATTACCAGGAAGCCCTGAAATGTGACAAGGAAGGCTACCTTTCCTTCTTCCACAGGATGCTTGCAAACGGGGTTTTCCTGCCTCCCTCCCAGTTTGAGACCAACTTCATATCTGCAGCTCACAGCGAGGAGGACATTGAAAAGACCCTTGAAGCTTATGTGGAAAATCTCTGAGGGCTTAGATCTGAGAACTCATGTCTCTCAGGATTTATCGTTGAAAACGTTTGAGGATTTTACATGATAATAGGTACCCGGGGCAGCCAGCTTGCGCTTGCCCAGACCGAAAATGTTGCACGCCTGCTTAAAGAGCGGGGCGTTGAAACCAGCATCAAGATCATAAAAACCAGCGGGGACCGGTTTACTGACCGCCCTCTGCATGCCGTATCCGGAGGAGTCGGGGCTTTTGTCCGGGAACTGGACGATGTCATGCTTGCAGGAGAAATCGATATTGCTGTCCATTCAATGAAGGACATGCCCACAATCCGCCCCGAAGGGCTCCCTACGGTTGCAGTTCTGAAGCGGGACACTCCTTTTGATATCCTGCTCACATACGACGGGACCACTCTTGACGAACTTCCCGAACAGGCCATTATAGGCACCAGTTCCCTGAGAAGGACTGCCCAGATCCGGCGGTATCGGCCTGACCTTATTACTCAGGAACTGCGGGGCAATATCGACACCAGGCTCAGGAAGCTCAAAGAAGGGCAGTATGATGGGATCCTGCTTGCAAAAGCCGGGCTTGAGCGCATGGGCTGGGAAATCGACGGAGAAATCCTTTCCCCGGATTTTTTCTGCCCTTCTCCTAACCAGGGCACGGTTGCAGTGGTTACGAGAGCAGATCCCGAGATTGAAGCTGCGGTTTCCGGGCTCGACCATACTGAGAGCCGGATTGTTACCGAAATCGAGCGCATCCTTATTTCCGAACTTGGAGGAGGCTGTACGACTCCGATCGGTTCTTACGCTGAACTTACCTCTGATAAGCAAGAAATCCATATCCGGGCTGAAGTCCTTTCCCTTGACGGCAAGGAAGATGTCCGGATTGACGAGTTTATTCCGATGCTTGGGGGGCTTGAGAAAGCCAGGGAACTCGGGCACAGGCTTGTGGAGATGGGCGGCAAGCGGCTTGCCGAAGAGGCGCTCCTTCAGATCTCCCGAAATGCGTGCGGTACGGAGAATTCGTTCGATTATTGATACAGAGCCTGCCTGCGGGCAGGAAATGGAGCTATCCAATGTATAATCTCACCGGACTTGAATTAAAAAATCCGACCATTCTTGCAGCCGGGGTGCTCGGGACAACCGGGGCTTCCCTCTGCAGGGTTGCGCGTGAAGGGGGGGCAGGCGCAGTTGTGACCAAATCCATAGGTCCGGCTCCCAAAACCGGCCACTCCAACCCCAGCATGATAAAGCTGGACTGTGGCTTTTTAAATGCAATGGGGCTTCCGAACCCTTCCTATCCAGGCTTCCTTCAGGAGCTTGAGTTTGCAAAAAATAACTCCGCGGTCCCGGTAATTGCAAGTATTTTCGGGGGGGCTCCTTCGGAATTTGCTGAGGTTGCCGAGGGGCTGCTTCCCGCAAAGCCTGACGCTTTAGAGCTGAATGTGAGCTGCCCCCACGCCGAAGGGTACGGGGCTGCAGTCGGTTCAAACCCCTGCCTGGTAGAGGCAGTGACAGCAGCGGTAAAGGACGTCGTCAACGTTCCTGTCTGGGTCAAGCTAACCCCCAATGTTGCAGACATTACCTGTATAGGGAATGCAGCCGAATCCGGGGGGGCGGATGCGGTTGTTGCGATCAATACCGTAAAAGGAATGGCTATTGATATCGAGTCCGGGTACCCGGTGCTTGGTAACCGTTCGGGAGGGCTTTCCGGAAAAGCTGTCAAGCCAGTAGCCGTCAAATGCGTTTACGATCTCTATACTGCCCTGGAAATTCCGGTAATCGGGGTGGGAGGAGTTTCGTCCTGGGAAGACGCTGTGGAGCTGATGATGGCAGGAGCTGCAGCTGTCCAGGTCGGGTCTGCGGTATATGACAGGGTGGATATCTTTTCTGAAATCGGGGCAGGAATAGAAGCCTTCCTCGAAAGAAAAGGCTATTCGGATATTCAGAAAATTATAGGGCTTTCCCACGAGATGGTCTGATGCTTCCTCTTAATGTTACAATAACACAGATAACTGAAGAATCCCCTCTGGTCAGGACTTTTTTCTTTGACCACAGGTTTGAGGATATGGATCCGGGCCAGTTTGTGATGGTCTGGGTCAGAGGCGTGGATGAGGTCCCCATGGGCCTTTCCAGAAATAATTCCATAACGGTCCAGAAGGTAGGCGAGGCGACTTCAAAGCTTTTTGAGTTAAAAGAAGGGGACTCTTTCGGACTCAGGGGGCCTTTCGGAAAGGGCTTTACCCTTCCCTCAAGAGGCGAAAAAGTCCTTCTTATAGCCGGCGGGGTCGGAGCTGCTCCTCTCTCACCTTATGCCGAGGCAGCCTCTGCCGCAGGTGCGGAAGTGCATACAATTCTTGGGGCGCGGAGTGCCGGAGACCTGCTTTTTGAATGGCGTTTCGAGGCTCTCGGAGATATCTATGCCTCTACAGATGACGGTTCAAAAGGCGTTAAAGGGTTTGTTACCGATGTCCTCAAAGGGCTTGATGTTGCAGCTTATGACCGAATTGCAGTCTGCGGTCCTGAAATAATGATGGCTTCGGTGTTCAGGCTCCTTGAAGAGAGGAAGGTTCTGGAAAAGGCAGAGTTCAGCCTCCACCGCTATTTTAAGTGTGGCATCGGCGTCTGCGGGGCGTGCTGCATAGACCTGTCAGGACTCCGGGTCTGCAAGGACGGGCCTGTGTTTTCCGGGATTCAGCTCCTTGGTTCGGAGCTCGGGAAATATTCACGGGACGCCAGCGGGCGAAGAATTAAAATTTAAGTTTCGATATATCCTTTTAAAAAATGAAAGAGAGCAGGTAAACAGCTCCGTGAAAACAGGACGAGGACGGTAAAACTATGATTGGAAGGTTCAGGTCAGGAGATAATGTTTTTTATGGAGAAATCGAAGATGGGCGGGTGTATCCCAATGGAGGGGTCTCGGCCGGGACATTCGAACTTTCGGAACTTCGGGTTCTACCTCCTTCTTTTCCCTCTAAAATCGTCTGTGTCGGCCTGAACTATAAGGACCACGCAGACGAGCTTTCCATGGAAGTCCCTGAAAATCCTATTCTCTTTTTAAAGCCCCCATCTGCGGTTATAGGGCATGGAGACAAGATCATTTACCCTGCATCCAGTTCTCAGGTGGATTACGAAGCTGAACTTGCAGTCGTGATCGGAAAGCGCTGCAAAAACATTTCCGCCGAAAAGGCTGAGGACGTGATCGCAGGCTATAGCTGTTTTAATGATGTGACTGCCCGTGATCTTCAGCAAAAGGACGGACAGTGGACAAGGGCAAAGAGTTTTGATACCTTTGCGGCATTCGGACCTTATATTGTTTCTACGGACGAAATTGATGTTTCTGACCTGAAGATCTCCTGCAGGGTAAACGGGGGAACCAGACAGGAGTCGAGCACCTCAAACCTTATTTTTGACATTCCTTTTCTTATCGAATTCATCACCGAGATTATGACCCTGGAAGTTGGGGATGTAATTGCTACCGGGACACCTCCTGGAGTTGGAGAACTGCAGAGAGGGGATACCGTAGAAGTCGAGATCCAGGGAATCGGAACACTTAGAAACGAGGTTGTCTGATGCTGCTTGAGCATATTGGAACTGAACTTGACCTTACGGAACGCCACCTGATAGTGCTTAAAAAGGTAATTGAAGAAGGCCCCATAGGAATCCTCAAACTTGCAGAAGTTACCGGGATGCAGAACCACAAGGTGCGTTATTCCCTCAGAGTCCTTGAGCAGGCAAATCTTATCAAGCCTTCAGCTCAGGGAGCTGTACCCGGGGATGCTGTCCCTAAATTCCTGCAGAACTTTGAGCGAGACCTGAGTAAAATCAATGAGAAAGTGTCCCGCCTCCGGGAGATTGAAGCTTCAATCCCGAAGTAAATGCCCTCAAGGTAAATGTCCTTAAGGTAAATGCCCTCAAGGTAAAGGTTCTGATTTTGAAAAGCCTTTTCAAGACACTCGTTTTTACTGTTTGGATTTTTCTATGGAGTCCCGGGCTTCGGTGACTTTTTATAATCCTATTTACATGTTTTTCCGCAATCATCGGATTCGGCTCATTTTATGGATTTCTCCTTTTGGGGTTTATCCTCTGAGTTGGACCTGCGTGATATTTCTATCCCATCCGATCAAGATTTAATTCGTGTTTGATACCGACCAAGATTTAATTCGTGTTTGATACCGACCAAGATTTAATTCGTGTTTGATACCGATCAAGATTTAATTCATGTTTGATAATCCATTTAAGGTTTAATTCATGTTTATTGATTCAATCAAGATTTAATCCTTGTTTATTTCAGGAGAAACTCCTATGACCTTAAGTCCTGAAGATCTTAAAACAATAGAAAAATACGCCCTTCAAAATGCTGTAAAATACGAAAAAGCCCCTCAGTCCAAAGCTGTAATGGGCAAGGTAATGGGGGAGTGTCCCCAGCTGAGGGCCAATCCTGGGGCCGTCTCGACGGCACTTAAATCCATTGTTTCTGAAATCGCTAAAGGAAACCCCGAAGCCTGGAAAACCCGGCTGTCGGAAATTGCCCCCGAGCTAATAGAAGCCCTGAATGTAAAGAAAGAGCCTGAGAAGGGTTTAAAGCCCCTCGAAGGGGCAGAGCCCGGAAAAGTCGTAATGCGTTTTGCTCCGAACCCCAATGGGCCCGGGACCCTGGGCAGTGCAAGGGGTATGGTGGTCAATTCCGAGTACGTAAAGATGTATAAGGGCAAGTTTGTCCTGCGCTTTGACGATACCGATCCTGATATTAAGCGCCCCATGCTTGAAGCTTATGACTGGTACCTGGACGACTTCAAATGGCTCGGGGTCGTGCCTGACCGGGTTGTCTACGCTTCGGACCATTTCCCCATCTATTACGATTATGCAAGAAAGCTGATCGAGATGGGCAAAGCCTATGTCTGTTTCTGTAAAGGGGAAGACTTCAAAAGGTTAAAGGACGCCAAGCAGGCCTGTCCGCACAGGGACACGAGCCCTGAAGAAAACCTCATGCACTGGGAAAAGATGCTTGCCGGGGAATATGAAGACCAGCAGGCAGTGCTCCGGATTAAGACCGATATCGAACATAAGGATCCTGCGCTGAGGGACTGGGGGGCATTCAGGATCAGAAAGATGTCCCACCCCCGCGCTGAAATCGGAAACAAATACGTTGTCTGGCCCCTTCTGGACTTTGCAGGCGCAATCGAAGACCATGAGCTCGGCATGACCCATATCATTCGGGGTAAAGACCTTATAGACAGCGAAAAGCGGCAGGGCTACATCTACAAATACTTCGGCTGGACCTACCCGAAAACAACTCACTGGGGCAGGGTCAAGATCCACGAGTTCGGGAAGTTCAGCACGAGCAGCCTCAGGAAAGCCATTGAAGCCGGAGAATACAGCGGCTGGGATGACCCCAGGCTTCCCACAATAAGGGCAATCCGACGCCGTGGAATACAGGCTGAAGCCCTTAAAAAGTTCATGATCGAAATGGGAGTCGGGATGACTGATGTGAGTATCAGTATGGAGTCCCTTTATGCCGAAAACCGCAAAATCGTGGACCCCGTTGCAAACAGGTACTTCTTTGTCTGGGCTCCTGTAGAACTGGAAATTGCAGGTATGGAGCCTACGGTTGCAAAACTTCCGCTCCACCCGACTGATCATTCCAGAGGTGTAAGGGAAATCGCCGTGGGAAATAAGGTGCTTGTCTGCGCTGAAGACGTTGAAAAGCTGGAACTTGGTTCCGTCATCCGCTTAAAAGATTTCTGCAACATCGAAATCACTTCCCTTTCCCCGCTTCAGGCAAAACACTCTGATGTCTCTCTCGAAGCCCTTAAAAAAGCAAAAGCAAAGATCGTCCACTGGGCTCCAGTTGACGGAATTTCTGTTAAAGTGCGCGGCCCAGAAGGCGATCTTGAAGGAATCGGAGAAAAAGGAATAGTGGGAGAACTTGACAAAATTGTACAGTTTGAACGTTTCGGCTTCTGCAGAATTGATGCCGTAAGCGAAGAAAAAGTTGTGGCGTACTTTGCCCACAAATGATTAAGGGAAAATTTGCTTTCAATAACTAAGGGTAAATTTTATCCACAAATAATTAAGGGAATAAAGAAGGGCAGGAAAAAGACAGAAAGGCTATCCCTTCCGTTTCCTTCTCTTTTTTCGATTTTAAATTAGTTTTATCTTTTCCGTTTCAGGATATAAGCCGCTCCTGTTGCCAGAACCGCAAGTCCCAGGCTAGGCCCGGGGGCTCCGTTTTCTTCTTCGGCCTCGGTTTCGGGAGTTTCCTCCCCTTCACCCGCAGTTTCGTTTACTTCTTCCGTTACCGCTTCAAGAGGGGTTTCAGTCACATTGGCTGCTCCTTCCCTGTCTTCCAGGCCCTGCTCGTAAGCTTCGGCATCCAGTTCGTTTTCGAGGGCTGTGACCGCAGCCGGGACTTTCGGATAAAGCGGGGAGTTGTCGGTCCCACCTCCGCTTACCTCGTATGAGGCATCGCATATCCCATTGCTGTTTTCATCCACGCAGGTCTCACTGTAGCCGGTGCCTTCAAGGTCTGCCCAGAAATTTCCGCCAATATACGGGCCCCGGATAAGGTTACTTTTGGTTGAAAGGGTACTATGCCAGTTATTATCTGAATTTACGGTGTTTTCCTCGACATTTTCGGCGTTTTTGAAGTAGTTATTATAAATGATGTTCTTGCTGCTCTCTTTAAGGGAGATTCCGTACTCGTAGTTGTAAGCGATGAGGTTG containing:
- a CDS encoding precorrin-2 dehydrogenase/sirohydrochlorin ferrochelatase family protein yields the protein MAETNNFLPLMLDLSGRKIVIFGGGSVGERKAELFCGCADTVVVSLDFSEKLQELGASGQVRLLRLDLAAATDSELGEIISGAFLVIPATSSSELNRKITDIAGESDILINQVDALGSVVIPSVIKRGDLVIGISTLGHSPAVSKYTRRQIEGVITPAYSDMIRLQDELRTYLKLHVKEQRKRKALLWKVLESEGVWNGFSESYEKAAENAYAIISDKLE
- the hemA gene encoding glutamyl-tRNA reductase; the protein is MTEISSMVISHKKAKIEEMESAWHGDLDGLLNNLYHHEYVYECVVLKTCNRVEIYVVSPKSSSVLFSFAKEMGASTHIIDFYGHDESLEHLLRLAGGLESMIVGEDQILGQIKDLYAYSKKAGTTGKILDTAFEKAIQVGKRIRNETRINKGSVSIGSAAVDLAEDIFGGLTGKSVLVIGAGEIGVLVAKALAEKDIEAIYIANRTFKKAEEIAYELGGYAVRLDDIRGHLPDADVVISGTGAPHYILTREMIEEALDGRERKLLLIDIANPRDIEESVAELENVELCNIDNLRVISERTLKMRKEEAKKAEAIIQEEIRLLNIQYKRQKADRLISELYRQVYDVRVREREKAVNRLSAYHTIGEIETEVLDDLTHSIVNKILAEPTKVLRQAAELGNEEFLDVVSRVFCLEKDKAKLEKINQAKFEQIEPGCAKEQAAVKEQTAVKEQAVVKEQAAVKD
- the hemB gene encoding porphobilinogen synthase, which gives rise to MFPDVRLRRLRKGKIRDLIRETTLSVNDLVMPIFVNENIDSPVEISSMPGIYNFPLSEVAKEAKETADLGIPAVILFGVPAFKDAEGSSSCGETDIVQEAVRRIKAELGDRLVVITDICMCEYTSHGHCGIIDFETKEILNDPTLEVLGKIAVSHARAGADMVAPSGMMDGMVDAIRQALDFSGFENVPIMSYAAKYHSCFYGPFREAAESGYSFGDRSTYQMDPANSDEALREVTLDVAEGADILMVKPALPYLDIVYRVKTEFDMPTAAYNVSGEYSMIKAAAANGWLDEKKAIYESLISIKRAGADFIITYFAKDAARMLK
- a CDS encoding IS481-like element ISMac4 family transposase codes for the protein MKLNGKKIRWIIAQKSKGESTSTIAEIQGISARRVQQIYKEYVETGQLPQVGINLGRPKNPLSSSDQELIDQTYSDYKFGACYLEILIEGKYNRKISHNRIHNYLLSMDLAKENRKKKQRRKWCRYEREHSMSAAHIDWHENPLLGLQVCAILDDSSRMIIAGGEYVHCNTENTIKVIDELVKEYWDIYPLRELIMDHGSEFGAHRINKDGSWDSDFKRCIEELGIKPILARVRHPQTNGKIEKWFDTYQRFRGEFESFEEFVQWYNKRPHGALKLEQLESPQEAFWNRLPVEAKFRIGVRLFGW
- the hemL gene encoding glutamate-1-semialdehyde 2,1-aminomutase, whose product is MVSEVTLDKSRQMYEKAKTLIPGGVSSPVRAIKPYPFYTASADGSKIRDLDGNEYIDYCLAYGPAVLGHNHPVIKAAIKEQLDKGWLYGTPTELEVTLAEKVAGYYPSIDMLRFVSTGTEATMSALRLARGFTRKNKFIKIEGGFHGAHDAVLVKAGSGATTLGEPDSLGIPADFTKYTLQAPYNDIETMTTLVEKNRDDLAAVIIEPVLGNIGPILPLPGYLKELRKLTKENDVLLIFDEVITGFRLAMGGAQEYFGVVPDMTTLGKIVGGGLPIGVFGGRREIMEMIAPSGAVYQAGTFSGSPCSVAAGIAVLDYLKKEDIHAKLNSTGDYMRAVVSEIVEDEGLDYTVCGIASMFKIFFGAEPHNYQEALKCDKEGYLSFFHRMLANGVFLPPSQFETNFISAAHSEEDIEKTLEAYVENL
- the hemC gene encoding hydroxymethylbilane synthase, whose translation is MIIGTRGSQLALAQTENVARLLKERGVETSIKIIKTSGDRFTDRPLHAVSGGVGAFVRELDDVMLAGEIDIAVHSMKDMPTIRPEGLPTVAVLKRDTPFDILLTYDGTTLDELPEQAIIGTSSLRRTAQIRRYRPDLITQELRGNIDTRLRKLKEGQYDGILLAKAGLERMGWEIDGEILSPDFFCPSPNQGTVAVVTRADPEIEAAVSGLDHTESRIVTEIERILISELGGGCTTPIGSYAELTSDKQEIHIRAEVLSLDGKEDVRIDEFIPMLGGLEKARELGHRLVEMGGKRLAEEALLQISRNACGTENSFDY